The Phoenix dactylifera cultivar Barhee BC4 chromosome 15, palm_55x_up_171113_PBpolish2nd_filt_p, whole genome shotgun sequence genome contains a region encoding:
- the LOC103705829 gene encoding putative receptor-like protein kinase At4g00960 isoform X1, whose product MNQTSRWMLILCNQREAFSFLLFLATSHVLFHSSFGATKSTPTFKPIKLDCSDDSFIQDDTTRTSLEALFSSLRSKALRSNSGSGAIGSGPGAIYGSFLCQSDLSYEDCRTCIHMAAANLLQSCSSSSSSASSRRGAIWINCCQLHYSDRNIHGVAGINGFNLASLHEETNSMKPIEQVSKPTKAVNYLRRLMDAPQPTAASDGAGDGKKSSSGAMPIMISILAVVLAGTSLYCIYCWRWRKRNAIRRAQIENLRPLPSSDLPLMDLSTIQAATNNFSEENKLGEGGFGPVYRGVLCGGNEVAIKRLSAKSRQGAVEFRNEVELIAKLQHRNLVRLLGFCAGKDEKLLIYEYLPNRSLDSYLFDPSKRCQLDWKKRHQIIAGIARGLLYLHEDSLLKVIHRDLKASNVLLDNKMNPKISDFGMAKIFEGEENEVTTGKVVGTLGYMAPEYAIQGIFSVKSDVFSFGVLLLEILSGERNGGSYLHQHGHTLVKHAWQLWTRDRSTEFMDPLLGDSYPKNEACRCIHVGLLCVQENPEDRPTMSSAVLMLRSDQTPLSPPSEPPSYARSKTPELQMSPIMFSTSTGTQTVNEVTITLVEPR is encoded by the exons ATGAATCAAACCAGCAGGTGGATGCTTATCTTGTGCAACCAAAGAGAGGCCTTCagtttcctcctcttccttgctACTTCTCATGTTCTCTTCCATTCTTCGTTTGGTGCTACTAAGAGTACTCCCACCTTCAAACCCATCAAACTTGATTGCTCAGATGATTCGTTCATCCAAGATGACACAACTCGGACTAGTCTTGAGgccctcttctcctccctgAGATCCAAGGCTTTGCGTTCCAATTCCGGCAGCGGGGCAATTGGAAGCGGTCCTGGCGCCATCTATGGCTCCTTCCTCTGCCAAAGTGATCTCTCTTATGAAGACTGCCGGACTTGCATCCATATGGCAGCAGCCAATCTCCTTCAGAgttgctcctcctcctcctcctccgcctcctcacGCCGTGGTGCTATATGGATAAACTGCTGCCAATTACACTACTCGGATCGCAATATCCACGGAGTCGCGGGTATTAATGGATTCAACTTAGCCAGCCTCCATGAGGAAACCAATTCAATGAAACCAATAGAGCAGGTGTCGAAACCCACGAAAGCAGTCAATTATCTGCGTCGCCTCATGGACGCGCCGCAACCAACAGCTGCTAGTGATGGAG CAGGGGatggaaagaaatcaagttctgGTGCAATGCCTATCATGATTTCAATTCTGGCAGTGGTTCTTGCTGGCACTTCTCTCTACTGCATCTACTGCTGGAGATGGAGGAAACGCAACG CCATCAGAAGAGCTCAAATCGAGAATCTCAGACCTCTACCAAGCTCCGACTTGCCTCTGATGGATCTGTCTACAATACAAGCAGCCACCAATAACTTCTCCGAAGAAAATAAACTTGGGGAAGGTGGATTTGGCCCCGTCTACAGA GGCGTGCTCTGCGGTGGCAACGAGGTTGCGATAAAGAGGCTTTCAGCCAAATCCAGGCAGGGTGCCGTGGAGTTTAGGAATGAGGTGGAGCTGATTGCAAAGCTTCAGCACAGGAATCTTGTGAGGTTGCTGGGCTTCTGCGCCGGGAAAGATGAGAAGCTGCTCATCTATGAATACCTGCCCAACAGAAGCCTTGATTCCTATCTGTTTG ATCCAAGCAAGAGGTGTCAGCTGGATTGGAAGAAACGCCACCAAATTATAGCAGGAATTGCACGGGGTCTTCTATACCTTCATGAGGACTCGCTGCTCAAAGTCATTCACAGGGATCTCAAAGCCAGTAATGTGTTGCTGGACAATAAAATGAACCCAAAAATATCGGACTTCGGCATGGCAAAGATTttcgaaggagaagaaaatgaaGTTACCACTGGCAAAGTCGTCGGGACGCT TGGATACATGGCTCCAGAGTATGCCATCCAGGGTATTTTCTCTGTGAAGTCAGATGTGTTCAGCTTTGGAGTTCTTCTGCTTGAGATTTTGAGTGGGGAAAGGAATGGAGGATCTTATCTCCACCAACACGGCCACACTCTTGTAAAACAT GCATGGCAACTTTGGACTAGAGACAGATCAACTGAATTCATGGATCCATTGCTTGGGGACTCATATCCAAAGAACGAAGCTTGCCGATGCATCCATGTTGGTTTGCTCTGTGTTCAGGAGAATCCAGAGGACAGGCCCACCATGTCATCAGCTGTTCTCATGTTGAGAAGCGATCAAACGCCATTGTCTCCACCATCAGAGCCTCCATCCTATGCACGATCGAAAACACCGGAACTGCAGATGTCCCCaattatgttttctacttcgaCTGGAACTCAAACTGTAAATGAAGTCACAATTACTCTTGTCGAACCGCGATAG
- the LOC103705829 gene encoding putative receptor-like protein kinase At4g00960 isoform X2, which produces MNQTSRWMLILCNQREAFSFLLFLATSHVLFHSSFGATKSTPTFKPIKLDCSDDSFIQDDTTRTSLEALFSSLRSKALRSNSGSGAIGSGPGAIYGSFLCQSDLSYEDCRTCIHMAAANLLQSCSSSSSSASSRRGAIWINCCQLHYSDRNIHGVAGINGFNLASLHEETNSMKPIEQVSKPTKAVNYLRRLMDAPQPTAASDGGDGKKSSSGAMPIMISILAVVLAGTSLYCIYCWRWRKRNAIRRAQIENLRPLPSSDLPLMDLSTIQAATNNFSEENKLGEGGFGPVYRGVLCGGNEVAIKRLSAKSRQGAVEFRNEVELIAKLQHRNLVRLLGFCAGKDEKLLIYEYLPNRSLDSYLFDPSKRCQLDWKKRHQIIAGIARGLLYLHEDSLLKVIHRDLKASNVLLDNKMNPKISDFGMAKIFEGEENEVTTGKVVGTLGYMAPEYAIQGIFSVKSDVFSFGVLLLEILSGERNGGSYLHQHGHTLVKHAWQLWTRDRSTEFMDPLLGDSYPKNEACRCIHVGLLCVQENPEDRPTMSSAVLMLRSDQTPLSPPSEPPSYARSKTPELQMSPIMFSTSTGTQTVNEVTITLVEPR; this is translated from the exons ATGAATCAAACCAGCAGGTGGATGCTTATCTTGTGCAACCAAAGAGAGGCCTTCagtttcctcctcttccttgctACTTCTCATGTTCTCTTCCATTCTTCGTTTGGTGCTACTAAGAGTACTCCCACCTTCAAACCCATCAAACTTGATTGCTCAGATGATTCGTTCATCCAAGATGACACAACTCGGACTAGTCTTGAGgccctcttctcctccctgAGATCCAAGGCTTTGCGTTCCAATTCCGGCAGCGGGGCAATTGGAAGCGGTCCTGGCGCCATCTATGGCTCCTTCCTCTGCCAAAGTGATCTCTCTTATGAAGACTGCCGGACTTGCATCCATATGGCAGCAGCCAATCTCCTTCAGAgttgctcctcctcctcctcctccgcctcctcacGCCGTGGTGCTATATGGATAAACTGCTGCCAATTACACTACTCGGATCGCAATATCCACGGAGTCGCGGGTATTAATGGATTCAACTTAGCCAGCCTCCATGAGGAAACCAATTCAATGAAACCAATAGAGCAGGTGTCGAAACCCACGAAAGCAGTCAATTATCTGCGTCGCCTCATGGACGCGCCGCAACCAACAGCTGCTAGTGATGGAG GGGatggaaagaaatcaagttctgGTGCAATGCCTATCATGATTTCAATTCTGGCAGTGGTTCTTGCTGGCACTTCTCTCTACTGCATCTACTGCTGGAGATGGAGGAAACGCAACG CCATCAGAAGAGCTCAAATCGAGAATCTCAGACCTCTACCAAGCTCCGACTTGCCTCTGATGGATCTGTCTACAATACAAGCAGCCACCAATAACTTCTCCGAAGAAAATAAACTTGGGGAAGGTGGATTTGGCCCCGTCTACAGA GGCGTGCTCTGCGGTGGCAACGAGGTTGCGATAAAGAGGCTTTCAGCCAAATCCAGGCAGGGTGCCGTGGAGTTTAGGAATGAGGTGGAGCTGATTGCAAAGCTTCAGCACAGGAATCTTGTGAGGTTGCTGGGCTTCTGCGCCGGGAAAGATGAGAAGCTGCTCATCTATGAATACCTGCCCAACAGAAGCCTTGATTCCTATCTGTTTG ATCCAAGCAAGAGGTGTCAGCTGGATTGGAAGAAACGCCACCAAATTATAGCAGGAATTGCACGGGGTCTTCTATACCTTCATGAGGACTCGCTGCTCAAAGTCATTCACAGGGATCTCAAAGCCAGTAATGTGTTGCTGGACAATAAAATGAACCCAAAAATATCGGACTTCGGCATGGCAAAGATTttcgaaggagaagaaaatgaaGTTACCACTGGCAAAGTCGTCGGGACGCT TGGATACATGGCTCCAGAGTATGCCATCCAGGGTATTTTCTCTGTGAAGTCAGATGTGTTCAGCTTTGGAGTTCTTCTGCTTGAGATTTTGAGTGGGGAAAGGAATGGAGGATCTTATCTCCACCAACACGGCCACACTCTTGTAAAACAT GCATGGCAACTTTGGACTAGAGACAGATCAACTGAATTCATGGATCCATTGCTTGGGGACTCATATCCAAAGAACGAAGCTTGCCGATGCATCCATGTTGGTTTGCTCTGTGTTCAGGAGAATCCAGAGGACAGGCCCACCATGTCATCAGCTGTTCTCATGTTGAGAAGCGATCAAACGCCATTGTCTCCACCATCAGAGCCTCCATCCTATGCACGATCGAAAACACCGGAACTGCAGATGTCCCCaattatgttttctacttcgaCTGGAACTCAAACTGTAAATGAAGTCACAATTACTCTTGTCGAACCGCGATAG
- the LOC103705829 gene encoding cysteine-rich receptor-like protein kinase 10 isoform X3 has protein sequence MPIMISILAVVLAGTSLYCIYCWRWRKRNAIRRAQIENLRPLPSSDLPLMDLSTIQAATNNFSEENKLGEGGFGPVYRGVLCGGNEVAIKRLSAKSRQGAVEFRNEVELIAKLQHRNLVRLLGFCAGKDEKLLIYEYLPNRSLDSYLFDPSKRCQLDWKKRHQIIAGIARGLLYLHEDSLLKVIHRDLKASNVLLDNKMNPKISDFGMAKIFEGEENEVTTGKVVGTLGYMAPEYAIQGIFSVKSDVFSFGVLLLEILSGERNGGSYLHQHGHTLVKHAWQLWTRDRSTEFMDPLLGDSYPKNEACRCIHVGLLCVQENPEDRPTMSSAVLMLRSDQTPLSPPSEPPSYARSKTPELQMSPIMFSTSTGTQTVNEVTITLVEPR, from the exons ATGCCTATCATGATTTCAATTCTGGCAGTGGTTCTTGCTGGCACTTCTCTCTACTGCATCTACTGCTGGAGATGGAGGAAACGCAACG CCATCAGAAGAGCTCAAATCGAGAATCTCAGACCTCTACCAAGCTCCGACTTGCCTCTGATGGATCTGTCTACAATACAAGCAGCCACCAATAACTTCTCCGAAGAAAATAAACTTGGGGAAGGTGGATTTGGCCCCGTCTACAGA GGCGTGCTCTGCGGTGGCAACGAGGTTGCGATAAAGAGGCTTTCAGCCAAATCCAGGCAGGGTGCCGTGGAGTTTAGGAATGAGGTGGAGCTGATTGCAAAGCTTCAGCACAGGAATCTTGTGAGGTTGCTGGGCTTCTGCGCCGGGAAAGATGAGAAGCTGCTCATCTATGAATACCTGCCCAACAGAAGCCTTGATTCCTATCTGTTTG ATCCAAGCAAGAGGTGTCAGCTGGATTGGAAGAAACGCCACCAAATTATAGCAGGAATTGCACGGGGTCTTCTATACCTTCATGAGGACTCGCTGCTCAAAGTCATTCACAGGGATCTCAAAGCCAGTAATGTGTTGCTGGACAATAAAATGAACCCAAAAATATCGGACTTCGGCATGGCAAAGATTttcgaaggagaagaaaatgaaGTTACCACTGGCAAAGTCGTCGGGACGCT TGGATACATGGCTCCAGAGTATGCCATCCAGGGTATTTTCTCTGTGAAGTCAGATGTGTTCAGCTTTGGAGTTCTTCTGCTTGAGATTTTGAGTGGGGAAAGGAATGGAGGATCTTATCTCCACCAACACGGCCACACTCTTGTAAAACAT GCATGGCAACTTTGGACTAGAGACAGATCAACTGAATTCATGGATCCATTGCTTGGGGACTCATATCCAAAGAACGAAGCTTGCCGATGCATCCATGTTGGTTTGCTCTGTGTTCAGGAGAATCCAGAGGACAGGCCCACCATGTCATCAGCTGTTCTCATGTTGAGAAGCGATCAAACGCCATTGTCTCCACCATCAGAGCCTCCATCCTATGCACGATCGAAAACACCGGAACTGCAGATGTCCCCaattatgttttctacttcgaCTGGAACTCAAACTGTAAATGAAGTCACAATTACTCTTGTCGAACCGCGATAG